The genomic stretch GGCGCTGAAGCTGCGGACCGGGCTGTCGGAGCGGCGGTCGAGCCCCACCCGGGTCAGCTCGGCGCTGGCGGCGTCAGCGGGCGAGGGCCGTCCCAAAAGCCGGGCCAGCACCGTGAGGTTCTGGTGCGCGGTGAGGTCCTCATAGAGGAAGCTGGCGTGCGACAGCAGCGCCACGTCTCGGCGCACCGCGTCGCGCTCCACCACCGCGTCGCGGCCGAGCACCTCCACCCGGCCCGCGGTGGGACTCAGGGCGGTGGCCAGCAGGCGCAGCAGGGTCGTCTTCCCGGAACCGTTGTGGCCGGTCAGCAGCAGCGAGCGTCCGGCGGGGAGCGCGTACGTGAGACGCGCCAGGGCCCACCGGCGGCCATACCGCTTGCTGACGTCATGCAGGGCAAGCGCGGGGGCGGCGGAGAGGGGAGGCATCGGCGGGGGCGTTCGTATCCGGAAACCAGAACGTCCACCAGTGAAACCCAAGGTGGTG from Myxococcus xanthus encodes the following:
- the ccmA gene encoding heme ABC exporter ATP-binding protein CcmA; translated protein: MPPLSAAPALALHDVSKRYGRRWALARLTYALPAGRSLLLTGHNGSGKTTLLRLLATALSPTAGRVEVLGRDAVVERDAVRRDVALLSHASFLYEDLTAHQNLTVLARLLGRPSPADAASAELTRVGLDRRSDSPVRSFSAGMRKRLAIARLLLKAPSIALLDEPFGELDPAGIRDMEAIIAELKASGVTVILATHLIEQGLTLCEERLHLQEGRAVAA